One Urocitellus parryii isolate mUroPar1 chromosome 8, mUroPar1.hap1, whole genome shotgun sequence DNA window includes the following coding sequences:
- the LOC113176606 gene encoding putative olfactory receptor 2B3 yields MNWANDSSSKGFILLGFSDSPWLQMPLLVVLLISYTFTIFGNVSIMVVCILDPKLHTPMYFFLANLSILDLCYTTSIVPHMLANICLNKTTISYSGCVAQLIIFLALGATECLLLAVMSFDRFVAICRPLHYVVIMNCWFCLRMAAFSWLTGFSHSVLQSCLTLNMPRCGHREVDHFFCEVPALLKLSCADTKPIEAELFFCSVLILLIPVTLILISYGFIAQAVLKIRSSEGRRKAFGTCGSHMVVVSLFFGTAIYMYLQPPSSTSKDWGKMVSLFYGIITPMLNPLIYSLRNKDMKGAFKRVMSRIFLIKN; encoded by the coding sequence ATGAATTGGGCAAATGACAGTTCCTCAAAAGGGTTTATACTACTTGGCTTCTCAGATAGTCCCTGGCTACAAATGCCTCTCTTGGTGGTTTTGTTAATATCATATACATTCACAATCTTTGGCAATGTGTCCATCATGGTTGTGTGCATTCTGGATCCCAAACTTCACACACCCATGTATTTCTTTCTCGCTAATCTCTCCATCTTAGATCTCTGTTATACCACAAGCATAGTCCCTCATATGTTAGCAAATATTTGTCTCAACAAAACGACCATCAGCTACAGTGGCTGCGTGGCCCAGCTTATCATTTTCCTGGCCCTGGGGGCCACAGAATGTCTCCTCCTGGCTGTTATGTCCTTTGACAGATTTGTGGCAATCTGCAGACCACTCCACTATGTAGTCATCATGAACTGCTGGTTCTGCTTAAGGATGGCTGCCTTCTCATGGCTCACTGGATTCAGCCACTCAGTGTTGCAGTCTTGCCTGACACTGAACATGCCACGCTGTGGTCATCGGGAAGtggaccacttcttctgtgaggttCCTGCCCTTCTCAAGTTGTCATGTGCTGACACAAAGCCTATAGAGGCTGAGCTCTTTTTCTGCAGTGTATTAATCCTGCTAATTCCAGTGACATTGATCCTGATCTCCTATGGCTTCATAGCTCAAGCAGTGCTGAAAATCAGGTCTTCAGAAGGCAGGCGGAAAGCTTTTGGAACATGTGGGTCCCACATGGTTGTGGTGTCCCTCTTTTTTGGAACAGCCATCTATATGTATCTACAACCACCTTCATCCACCTCAAAGGACTGGGGAAAGATGGTTTCTCTCTTCTATGGGATCATCACCCCCATGTTGAACCCCCTCATCTACAGCCTTAGAAATAAAGATATGAAGGGGGCCTTCAAGAGGGTGATGTCAAGAATCTTTCTTATTAAGAATTAA